The genomic window TCCTCATAGGACATGCGACGGGCCAAGCGATCTATGAGGCCCGGATTCAAATCAGGGCAATTCATAGCAGGTCGCATCGACACGGCAATTAGACGAAGGTCATTTCATTTCGGAAGAATTGCAATTCTGCGACAGTACGGTTATATAGCGGCATATTTCCCGGACATTGTGGTGACAATCCACGGACCGCGACCGGCGCGGACGATAGAAGGACTATATCCATGGCTCAAACACTGCTCATGCCGAAGGCGACCGCCATCTGGCTCGTCGACAACACGGCACTGTCTTTCGATCAGATCGCGCAGTTCTGCAAACTGCATCCGCTCGAAGTCAAGGCGATCGCCGACGGCGAAGCGGCGCAGGGCATCAAGGGCCTCGACCCGATCTCGACCGGCCAGCTTTCGCGCGACGAGATTGCCCGTGCCGAAGCCAACCCGAACCACAAGCTCAAGCTTTCCGAGCCGAAGGTGCGCGTACCGGAATCCAAGCGCCGCGGCCCACGTTATACGCCGGTTTCCAAGCGCCAGGATCGCCCGAACGCCATTCTCTGGCTCGTCCGCAACCACCCGGAACTGAAGGACGCGCAGATTTCCCGCCTCGTCGGAACGACGAAATCGACGATCGAGCAGATCCGCGAGCGCACCCACTGGAACTCCGCCAATCTGGCGCCGATGGATCCGGTGACACTCGGCCTCTGCAGCCAGATCGATCTCGATATGGAAGTGGAAAAGGCATCCAAGGGCCGTCCGCTGCCCACCGCCGCCGAACTCGGCGCAACGCTGCAATCGGCTCAGGAGACGGAACGCCTGACCCCGAGCTACGAGCGCGAAGAGGAAAAGGAAATCGACGCCGACGCCGTCTTCCGCAAGCTGAGCTCGCTGCGTTCGGCCCCGAAGGACGAAGAAGAAGACGATCAGTACTGAGATACCAGCCATCTCGTCAAAACCCCGCCGAACCGGCGGGGTTTTTTGTTGGGGTTGCCTGCTTCGAATTAGCTGCGGAACAGGGTGAGGATGTTCTGTGCGGAGCTATTGGCGATCGAGAGCGACTGGACGGCGAGCTGCTGTTGCGTCTGCAGCGCCGAGAGCTTGCTCGATTCCTCTTCCATATCGGCATCGACGAGACGACCGACGCCTGAATCGATCGAATTATGAAGGCCGCTGACGAAGTTTTCCTGCAGCTGTATCCGGGTCGAGATCGAACCGAGAGCCGAGCCGGCCGCTGTCATGGCGCCAAAAACAAGTTCGACGCCGGTCAAGGCTCCATCAAGCTGACCCTGCGTGAAAGTGCTGATGTCGAGGGCATAGATTGACGGCATGACGATTGCGACGCCGCCGTAGGTTCCGTTGAATGCCGTACCGATGATGCCGCTGGTGGTCTCGATCGCGCCGGTGGAGGTCATGCCGAAGAGCACGTTTCCGAGTGTTCCTGAATCCAGTACGTAATCGGTCATCTTGACCGATACAGCATTGCTGCCGTCGCGAACGAAGGACGAGACGACGCTCTTGGTGCCGGAAGCACCGGCGACCCAGTTTTCGCCGGAGAAGGAAGCCGATTGGGCGATGCTCAGCAGCTGCTGCTGCAGCTGGCTGATTTCCTGCTGGATCTTCGTCTTGTCGACGCCCTTTTCGGTGGCGGCAACGATCTTCGCCTTGATTTCGCTGACGACGTCGATCGCGCTGCTCATGGCTGAATAGGCGGTATCGACCTTGGCTGCGCCGAGGCCGAGAGCATCGGAGACTGCCGAAAGCGCCTTGTTGTCGGAGCGCATGGTCGTTGCGATCGACCAGTAGGCGGCGTTGTCGGCTGCTTTTTCGACACGATAACCGGAGGAAACGCGACCCTGGGTGTCCTTGAGGCTATCGTTTACACCGCGCAAAGTCTGCAGCGCTGCCATGGCAGCGTTGTTTGTGAGGATGCTTGTCATGATCCGTTCCACAGTCTGAGAGAAAGGGGCATTCCGGACTAGGCCGGTAACGGCGACTGCATCATGCAAAGCCTGCTATGCAAGCCATCGCCGTTAACAAATCCTTGCGCAAGATGGTTAACAATTTCTCAATCAGGCTTATCGAAAGCTTAATTTCACATTGGCAGGGAGCCGAAACCACGCCTGCGAAGCGCCTCGGCGATCTCCTCCAGAATCGCCGGATCGTCAATGGTTGCAGGCATTTTCCAGGGTATGCCGTCGGCAATTTTCTGCATCGTGCCGCGCAGGATTTTGCCGGAGCGCGTTTTCGGCAATCTGTTAACGGTGATGGCGGTTTTGAAGGCTGCGACAGGCCCGATTGATTCGCGAATCATCGCGACGACCTCTGATTCGACCGCCGCCGTTTCACGGGAAACATGCCGTTTCAGTACTAGGAAACCGCAGGGTGCCTGCCCCTTCAGCGGGTCATTCACGCCGATGACCGCGCATTCGGCGACATCGGGATGGCGCGCGCAGACCTCCTCCATCGCTCCGGTCGAAAGCCGATGACCAGCGCAATTGATGATGTCGTCAGTGCGCGACATGATGAAGAGGTAGCCGTCCTCATCGACATAGCCGGCGTCGGCCGTCTTGTAGTAGCCGGGAAACTCGTTGAGATAGGCCGATCGGAAGCGATCGTCCGCCTCCCAGAGGGTGGGCAGGCAGCCGGGCGGCAGCGGCAACTTCACGACGATATTGCCGAGCGTTCCCGCCTCGATCGGATGGCCGGCATCGTCGAATACCATAATCTCGTAACCGGGCATTGGCAGCGTCGGCGATCCGTGTTTGACGGGAAGGGCGCCGAGACCGAGCGGATTTGCTGCGATCGGCCAGCCGGTCTCCGTCTGCCACCAATGATCGATGACCGGTACGCCAAGCATGCGCTCCGCCCATTTCAGCGTCTCGGGATCGGCCCTTTCGCCGGCGAGAAACAGTGCCCGGAAATCCGGCATGGGATAATTCCGCAGCAGTTCGCCTTCACCGTCTTCCCGCCGGATGGCGCGGAACGCGGTCGGCGCCGTGAAGAGCACGCGCACCTTGTATTCCGAAACGATCCGCCAGAACGCACCGGCATCGGGAGTGCCGACCGGCTTTCCCTCGAAGATCAGTGTCGTCACACCCGCGATCAGCGGGGCATAGACGATATAGGAATGACCGACGACCCAGCCGATATCGGAAGCCGTCCAGAAGACCTCGCCCGGCGTCAGGCCGTAAATATTCCGCATCGACCAGCTGAGCGCGACCATATGACCGCCATTGTCGCGCACGACGCCCTTCGGCTGGCCGGTCGTGCCGGAGGTGTAGAGGATGTAGAGCGGATCGGTCGCCTTGACGGGAACGCAGGCGACCTCTGCGCCGCGATGGCGCGCGACCGCCATCTCGAAATCCTGATCGCGGCCGCTGACGAGATCGGCCTGAAGCTGCGGCCGCTGCAGCACCAGGCAGTGCACCGGCTTTACCCGCGCGATCTCGATCGCCTGGTCAACCAGCGGCTTGTAGGCAACGACGCGGCCGGGCTCGAGCCCGCAACTCGCGGTGATCACCAGCTTGGCGCCGCTGTCGTCGATGCGCGCCGCAAGCTCACTAGCGGCAAAACCGCCGAAAACGACGGAATGAACCGCGCCGATGCGGGCGCATGCGAGCATGGAGAACACCGCCTGCGGCACCATCGGCATATAGAGGATCACACGATCACCCTTGCCGATACCAAGCTCGAGCAATACCGCAGCGATGGCCCTCACCTCGGCGAGCGCCTCGTCATAAGTGTAACGGCGTTTCTCGCCGGTCATCGCGCTGTCGAAGATGATCGCCGTTTCGCTACCGCGTCCTGAAATCACATGCCGGTCCAGGCAGTTGGCGCAGGTATTGGTCTCGGCCTCTGGAAACCATCGGCCATAGACGCCCTCTTCAGGCGAGAATATCCGCTCCGGCGGCGTGAACCAGTCGATTTCGGCGGCGGCTTCGCGCCAGAATGCTTCCGGATCACGTTTCCAGGCGGCATAGGCCTGATGATAACCGTTCTGCATCTGCTCCTCCCCAGGACATCGCAAACGTCGATATCAATTTAGACGGGGTGGGGGAGGACGGGAAGCCCGACCAAAGCAGGTATCAGCGCGCGCCGAAAATCGCGGATCCGACACGCACGCTGGTGGCGCCGAATGCGATCGCTGTCTCGTAGTCGCCCGACATGCCCATGGAGAGTTTTTCGACGCCGCATTTGCGGGCAAGCTTTGCCAGCAGTGCGAAATGCGGCCCGGGATTTTCCTCGGCCGGCGGAATGCACATCAACCCGTCGATGGATAGGCCAAGCACTTTGCGGCAAAGAGCGACGAAATCGGGCGTATCGGCCGGAGCGATGCCCGCCTTCTGCGGCTCGAGCCCGGTATTGACCTGGACGTAAAGCCGCGGCGTTTTGCCCTGCCGCTTCATCTCCTCGGCAAGCGCGCGGGCGATCTTTTCCCTGTCCACTGTCTCGATCACGTCGAAAAGCGCCACCGCATCCGCCGCCTTGTTCGATTGCAGCGGCCCGATCAGGTGCAGCTCTATGTCAGGATGCTCAGCCTTCAGATCAGGCCATTTGCCCTGGCTTTCCTGCACCCGGTTCTCGCCGAAGACGCGCTGGCCGGCGTCGATCGCCGGGTGGATCGCATCCGCCTCGAAGGTCTTCGACACGGCGACGAGCTGAACGGAGCCAGCCGGGCGGCCTGCCGCGCGTTCGCCTGCCGCAATCCGCGACCATACCTCGTTCAAGCGCTCTTGAAGTTCCATCGTTTCGTCTCGACATACCTGCATGAAAGAATTGGCAATGAACTAACCGTCCCTTCTGTGCTTGCCAAGACCCGCCTTTGGCGAAATCGCCCGGCCAGTATTGAGATCGGACGCCTGCGGCGCCTGCAAAACTTGACGCTACGGTGGTTTCATGGTGAAGGTCTCGGCCAACTCCCCTGATTTTCCGGAATTTCGAATACCATGGCCACCGAACGTTATAATCCGCGCGATGCCGAGCCCCGCTGGCAGCAGAAATGGAACGAAGACAAGGTCTTTGAGACAGACAACGCCGATCCGCGCGAAAAATACTACGTCCTCGAAATGTTCCCCTATCCGTCGGGGCGCATCCACATGGGCCATGTCCGCAACTACGCCATGGGCGACGTCGTCGCCCGCTACAAGCGCGCCCGCGGCTACAACGTCCTGCATCCGATGGGCTGGGACGCCTTCGGCATGCCGGCGGAAAACGCCGCAATGGAGCGCGGCGTTCATCCCGCCTCCTGGACCTATCAGAACATCGCCTCGATGAAGGCGCAGCTGAAGGCCATGGGCCTTTCGCTGGACTGGAGCCGCGAATTCGCCACCTGCGATGTCGAATATTACCAGCATCAGCAGCATCTGTTCCTGGATTTCCTGGAGAAGGGACTGGTCTACCGCAAGCAGTCGAAGGTGAACTGGGATCCTGTCGACAATACCGTGCTCGCCAACGAGCAGGTGATCGACGGCCGCGGCTGGCGTTCCGGCGCGCTGGTCGAACAGCGTGAGCTGACGCAGTGGTTCTTCAAGATCACCGATTTCAGCCAGGATCTGCTGGACGCGCTCGACACGCTCGATCAGTGGCCGGAAAAAGTGCGCCTGATGCAGAAGAACTGGATCGGCCGCTCGGAAGGCTTGACGATCCGCTGGGAGATCGTGCCGGAAACGGCGCCTGCTGGCGAGGCCGAAATCACGGTCTATACGACCCGGCCGGATACGCTGTTCGGCGCCTCCTTCCTGGCGATTTCAGCCGATCATCCGCTGGCAAAGGATGCCGCGGCGAAGACCCCTGAGATCGAAGCCTTCTGCGAGGAATGCCGCCGCGCCGGCACGTCGCTCGCTGCACTCGAGACCGCCGAAAAGAAGGGCCTGGATACCGGCATCCGCGTCCGGCATCCGCTCGACCCCTCCTGGGAGCTGCCCGTATACATCGCCAATTTCGTCCTGATGGATTACGGCACGGGCGCGATCTTCGGCTGCCCCTCCGGCGACCAGCGCGACCTCGACTTTGCCCGGAAATACGGCTTGCCGGTCGTGCCCGTCGTCATGCCGAGTGATGGCGATGCCGCAAGCTTTGCCGTGGGCGACACCGCCTATGACGGTGATGGCGTGATGATCAATTCGCGCTTCCTCGACGGCAAGACGACCGAGGAGGCCTTCAATATCGTCGCCGACCAGCTGTCGGCCGCCTCGCTCGGCAATACGCCGCAGGGCGAGCGGAAGACCAATTTCCGCCTGCGCGATTGGGGTATTTCGCGCCAGCGTTATTGGGGCTGCCCGATCCCGGTCATTCACTGCGATGCTTGCGGCGTCGTACCGGTGCCGAAGAAGGATCTTCCGGTCAAGCTGCCTGAAGACGTGACCTTCGACCAGCCCGGCAATCCGCTCGACCGCCATCCGACCTGGCGTCATGTCTCCTGCCCGAACTGCGGCAAGGATGCCCGCCGCGAGACGGACACGATGGACACGTTCGTCGATTCGAGCTGGTATTTCACTCGCTTCACCGCGCCCTGGGAAGGAAAGCCGACCGATCCTGAGGCGGCTAACCGTTGGCTGCCGGTCGATCAATATATTGGCGGCATCGAGCATGCGATCCTGCACCTGCTCTATTCCCGCTTCTTTACCCGCGCCATGCGCGAGACCGGGCATGTAGCCGCTACCGAGCCTTTCAAGGGTCTTTTCACCCAGGGCATGGTGGTCCACGAGACTTACAGCCGTGGCGCTGGCTCCAGCCGTGACTGGGTAGCGCCTGCCGACATCCGCATCGAAGAAATCGACGGCAAACGCCGCGCTTTCCTGCTGGCGACCAATGAGGAAGTCTCGATCGGTTCGATCGAGAAGATGTCGAAATCGAAGAAGAATGTCGTCGATCCCGACGACATCATCGCCTCCTACGGCGCCGATACCGCCCGCTTCTTCGTTCTCTCCGACTCGCCGCCGGAGCGCGACGTCATCTGGTCGGAAGCTGGCGTAGAGGGCGCCCATCGTTTCACCCAGCGCCTGTGGCGTCTGATTTCCGAAGCGGCGGAAGCCTTGTCTGCTGTTGCGCCGGCGCCTGCTGGTGAAGGGGAAGCGCTGGCGATCTCCCAGGCCGCCCACAAGACTCTGAAGGCTGTCCAGAACGACTACGACAAGCTCTGGTTCAACAAGGCCGTTGCCCGCATTTATGAACTGGTCAATGCGCTCGCCGCGCCGCTGACGAAGGTCGCTGCCGGCGAGGGTGATGCCGCCTATCGCGCGGCGGCGCGAGATGCCGCGGAAATCCTGATCCAGCTCGTCGCACCGATGACCCCGCATCTTGCGGAAGAGTGCTGGGCAGCACTCGGCAACGACGGGCTGCTCGCCCGCACTGGCTGGCCGCGCTACGACGAGACGCTCGTGATGGAAAACGACGTCGTCCTGCCCGTGCAGATCAACGGCAAGAAGCGCGCTGAATTGACAATTTCTCGCGACGCAGATCAGAATGCCGTCACCAACGCCGTGCTGGATCTGGAGGCGGTGAAGAACGCGCTGAATGGGCAGGCACCGAAGAAAATCATCGTGGTTCCCCAAAGGATTGTGAACATTGTCGTCTGATATCGCTTGCAAGCTGGCCCGCAATGCCGGCATCGCCATGATCCTTGCCTCCGCGGCTTTTCTCTCTGCCTGCCAGGTTCGGCCGCTTTACTCCGAAAGCTCCGGCGTCGTTGAGAAGCTTTCCTCGGTCGGGTTTTCCGAGGCAACAAGCCGGGTCGAGCAGCAGGTTCGCAACCGGCTAATCTTCCTCGCCTCACGTGGCGCCGGCGAAGCGGTCAACCCGCAATATCAGGTCGAGCTGCGCGCCGCTTCCGCTGTGGCCGAAACGCTGCTGGCGAAATCGGGCGATACGTCGAAAGCCGGTCGCGTGACTGTCAACGTCATCTACACGCTGCATGCCACGACCGACGGACACGTGATCAAAGCCGGCAGCCGCCAGGCCACGGCGCTCGTGGATTTCTCCGAACAGCGATTCGCCAAGCAAAGGGCGATCCGCGATGCGGAAAACCGCGCTGCGGACCAGGCCGCGGAATTCGTAGGAGCCGATATCGCCGCCGCCCTCAGCCGCTGAGGGCGGGGATGTGGCAGAGATAAAATCCCACGAATTCGAAAGCTTTCTGCAGAAATCCGCGCAGAACTATCGGATCTTCGTCATTTACGGCCCGGATCGCGGCCTCGTATCCGAACGCGCGGGCCTGCTCGCCGGCAAGACCGGCGTCGCTCTGGATGACCCGTTCTCACTGACGAAACTCGACATTAGCGATTTGCAGAAGGATCCGGGGCGGCTGGTCGACGAAGCCCAATCGATCGGTCTGTTCGGTGGCGAGAAGTTGATTTGGGTCCGCGGCGCCGCCAACGAAAAATATCTAGTCGATTCGCTCACGCTGCTAGCCGACAAGCCGCTCGAAGCCGCCTATCTGATCGTCGAGGCGGGCGACCTCAAGAAGGGTTCCCTGCTTCGCAAGGCCGCAGAAGCGGCACGCTCCATCATGACGATCCCCTCTTATGCCGATGACAGCCGCGCGCTGAACGGCTTGATCGACGCCGAACTTGGCGCCGAAAAGCTTGCCATAACACCAGCCGCGCGTCAGGCGTTGGTGGCATTGATCGGCGGCGACCGGATCGCCTCCCGCAACGAAGTGCGAAAGCTTGCGCTTTATTGCCGCGGTCTCAACACGATCGAGGAACATCACGTTACCGAAATAATTGGCGACGCTAGCGCAATCTCGGTCGATGACGCTGTGGACGCTATTCTCGGTGGTGACCTAAACGCTTTTCTGCACGCTATGCAGAAGATAAGCAGCTCAAAAACCGCGATCTTTCTTGTGCTGCAGGCATGTCTGAAGCAATTCCAGCTACTGGATATGATGCGCGCTGAAATGGAAGAAAAACGCGTACAGGTGCCGCAAATCATGCAGACGATGGGCCGGCATCTTCACTTCCGCCGTAAGCCGATCATCGAGCAGGCGCTGCGCCACTGGACCGCCGAGAGCATTGCGCGTGAATCCAATCGCCTGCAGGCGGCAATTCTGCAAAGCCGGCGGCGGCAGGTGCTGGAAGATAGCGTTGCGATGCAAACGCTACTTTCCACCACCCTTCAATCCGGCCGCAGATCAGCCTGATTACCGTCTTTCTAGCAAACGGCAGATCTCTTCGAGCTGCTCAAGGGATTTGTAGGAAATTTTAATCTGGCCGCCGCTTGCCTTGTGATTGATCGCAACGTCAAGACCGAGTGCGTCGGAAAGAGTGCGCTCCAAAGCAAGCGTGTCGGAATCCTTCTGATCCCGCCGCAAGGCCGACTGCTGGGGTTCCGATTGCGCCTTGATGTTGTTCTGCGCGAGCTTTTCGGCGTCGCGTACCGACATGCCCTTGGCAACGATCGTGCGGGCCAGGCTAACAGGATCCGGTGTTGAAACAAGCGCACGGGCGTGGCCCGCCGACAGGCTCCCCGCAGCAAGCAGATCGCGAACCGGATCGGGCAACTTCAACAGGCGCAAAGAGTTGGCGACATGACTCCGGCTTTTGCCGATAATTTCACCGAGATCGTTCTGGGTATAACCATATTCCGCGATCAGCTGGTCATATCCCAAAGCCTCTTCGAGGGGATTGAGGTCGGCTCGTTGAACGTTTTCGACAATGGCGATTTCGAGTGCCGTCTTGTCATCGACGTCGCGGATAATGACCGGGATCTCGATCAGCCCGGCAAGCTGGGCTGCGCGCCAGCGTCGCTCACCGGCAATGATTTCATATTGATCTCGCGACATCGTCCGCACCACGATCGGCTGAACGATCCCGTGCTGGCGAATAGAACTGGCAAGATCGTGGAGTTCCGTGTCATCGAAGAAACGACGGGGATTGCGAGGGTTGCGGCTGACGAATTCGATCGGGATCATCCTGTCGGCGCTGACAGCCCGCTCGGCCTCCACCGGAACCGGTTGATCCATTTCGCCGATCAGCGCCGCAAGGCCGCGCCCCAGGCGTCTTTTCGATACATCGTCATTCATGACCTAAACCCTACACTTCATGCAATGATATCAGGCCGCCAGCCTCTGGCGTTCCCGCTGGATGACTTCGGAGGCCAGCTGCAGATAGGCCTGACTGCCCGCACATTTCAGATCATAAAGAATAGCAGGCTTGCCGTAGGACGGCGCCTCCGAAACCCGAACGTTGCGCGGAATTAACGTATGATAAACCTTCTCCCCGAGATGGGTGCGCACATCATTGACCACCTGCTGAGCAAGGTTGTTGCGTGCATCGAACATCGTCAAGACGATGCCCTGAATATCCAGCCTCGGATTGACAGTCCGGCGAACCTGGCTGACGGTCTCCAGTAGTTGGCTCAAACCTTCCAGCGCAAAGAATTCACATTGCAACGGCACCAGCACCGAGTGGGCGGCGGCCATGGCGTTCATCGTCAGCAGATTGAACGAGGGCGGGCAATCCAGAAGGATGTAGGAAAATGCCATCGCTTCGGGAGAGGACAATGCTTTCCGCAGCTTGAAAACACGATCGCTCTGCTGCGCGATCTCCATCTCCACGCCAAGCAGATCCATCGTCGACGGAATGATGAAGAGGTTAGGCACGGCGGTTTCCAGCGTGACATCGCTGATGCCGTGATCACCAACCATCAGATCATAGGAAGAGAGTTTGCGATTGCGGCGGTCAATACCGAGGCCGGTGCTGGCATTGCCCTGGGGATCGAGATCCACGATCAGGACACGCTCGCCAATGGCGGCCAGCGCCGTTGCCAGGTTGATGGCGGTGGTCGTTTTTCCAACCCCACCCTTCTGATTTGCGATGGTGATAATCCGATGTCGTTCGCCAGCCATTGCCGCAATATCCGATCTGTTAAACCAAGCGCCGGAGATTTGATATTTCCAAAATGACAGATTCCTGCTCGACGGCGCTCTTATGTTCTAACAGATCGAATTCCCACCGACCACGTGCTTTGTCGATTTCCCTCAGGTAATCCCGGCCTTTATGAAAGAAGGCACGACAATTTTCCTTGCCAAGCATCCAGGGCGCTGAATATCCAATGAGCCCCTCGAGATCGGCCAGCGCGCGTGCCGAGATCGCCGCGCATTCGCCGATTTGGGCATGGGCATCTTCGATTCGAACGGCGTGCACGCTGCCTCGCGCATCGGTCTCTCGTAGCGCTGTCCGCAGAAAGGCCGCCTTCTTATGGTTGCTCTCGACCAGATGCACCCATCCGCCCTGCAGCTCAGCCAGAAAAATAGCTGTAATGACGCCGGGAAAACCACCGCCGCTTCCCAGATCGACCCAAGTAACCGGCTCCGGATAGATCTGGAAGATCTGGCTGCTATCGGCCATATGCCGGCGCCATAAATCGTCGAGGGTGGACGGAGCCACCAGATTGATCGTTTTCGCCCATTTTTGAAAGAGCGCTGCGAAATGCTGAAGTCGCTCTTGTGTTTCACGTGAAACACGCAAACCGTTTAATTCCATTATGACGGACTCTCAAATTTTGTATCAGGCGCTCTGCCGGTCGGAGGCGTTTAGTCGACGCAAATGCACCAGCAACAA from Rhizobium sp. Pop5 includes these protein-coding regions:
- a CDS encoding DUF1013 domain-containing protein; this encodes MAQTLLMPKATAIWLVDNTALSFDQIAQFCKLHPLEVKAIADGEAAQGIKGLDPISTGQLSRDEIARAEANPNHKLKLSEPKVRVPESKRRGPRYTPVSKRQDRPNAILWLVRNHPELKDAQISRLVGTTKSTIEQIRERTHWNSANLAPMDPVTLGLCSQIDLDMEVEKASKGRPLPTAAELGATLQSAQETERLTPSYEREEEKEIDADAVFRKLSSLRSAPKDEEEDDQY
- a CDS encoding flagellin, yielding MTSILTNNAAMAALQTLRGVNDSLKDTQGRVSSGYRVEKAADNAAYWSIATTMRSDNKALSAVSDALGLGAAKVDTAYSAMSSAIDVVSEIKAKIVAATEKGVDKTKIQQEISQLQQQLLSIAQSASFSGENWVAGASGTKSVVSSFVRDGSNAVSVKMTDYVLDSGTLGNVLFGMTSTGAIETTSGIIGTAFNGTYGGVAIVMPSIYALDISTFTQGQLDGALTGVELVFGAMTAAGSALGSISTRIQLQENFVSGLHNSIDSGVGRLVDADMEEESSKLSALQTQQQLAVQSLSIANSSAQNILTLFRS
- a CDS encoding propionyl-CoA synthetase; translated protein: MQNGYHQAYAAWKRDPEAFWREAAAEIDWFTPPERIFSPEEGVYGRWFPEAETNTCANCLDRHVISGRGSETAIIFDSAMTGEKRRYTYDEALAEVRAIAAVLLELGIGKGDRVILYMPMVPQAVFSMLACARIGAVHSVVFGGFAASELAARIDDSGAKLVITASCGLEPGRVVAYKPLVDQAIEIARVKPVHCLVLQRPQLQADLVSGRDQDFEMAVARHRGAEVACVPVKATDPLYILYTSGTTGQPKGVVRDNGGHMVALSWSMRNIYGLTPGEVFWTASDIGWVVGHSYIVYAPLIAGVTTLIFEGKPVGTPDAGAFWRIVSEYKVRVLFTAPTAFRAIRREDGEGELLRNYPMPDFRALFLAGERADPETLKWAERMLGVPVIDHWWQTETGWPIAANPLGLGALPVKHGSPTLPMPGYEIMVFDDAGHPIEAGTLGNIVVKLPLPPGCLPTLWEADDRFRSAYLNEFPGYYKTADAGYVDEDGYLFIMSRTDDIINCAGHRLSTGAMEEVCARHPDVAECAVIGVNDPLKGQAPCGFLVLKRHVSRETAAVESEVVAMIRESIGPVAAFKTAITVNRLPKTRSGKILRGTMQKIADGIPWKMPATIDDPAILEEIAEALRRRGFGSLPM
- a CDS encoding YggS family pyridoxal phosphate-dependent enzyme, which translates into the protein MELQERLNEVWSRIAAGERAAGRPAGSVQLVAVSKTFEADAIHPAIDAGQRVFGENRVQESQGKWPDLKAEHPDIELHLIGPLQSNKAADAVALFDVIETVDREKIARALAEEMKRQGKTPRLYVQVNTGLEPQKAGIAPADTPDFVALCRKVLGLSIDGLMCIPPAEENPGPHFALLAKLARKCGVEKLSMGMSGDYETAIAFGATSVRVGSAIFGAR
- the leuS gene encoding leucine--tRNA ligase, yielding MATERYNPRDAEPRWQQKWNEDKVFETDNADPREKYYVLEMFPYPSGRIHMGHVRNYAMGDVVARYKRARGYNVLHPMGWDAFGMPAENAAMERGVHPASWTYQNIASMKAQLKAMGLSLDWSREFATCDVEYYQHQQHLFLDFLEKGLVYRKQSKVNWDPVDNTVLANEQVIDGRGWRSGALVEQRELTQWFFKITDFSQDLLDALDTLDQWPEKVRLMQKNWIGRSEGLTIRWEIVPETAPAGEAEITVYTTRPDTLFGASFLAISADHPLAKDAAAKTPEIEAFCEECRRAGTSLAALETAEKKGLDTGIRVRHPLDPSWELPVYIANFVLMDYGTGAIFGCPSGDQRDLDFARKYGLPVVPVVMPSDGDAASFAVGDTAYDGDGVMINSRFLDGKTTEEAFNIVADQLSAASLGNTPQGERKTNFRLRDWGISRQRYWGCPIPVIHCDACGVVPVPKKDLPVKLPEDVTFDQPGNPLDRHPTWRHVSCPNCGKDARRETDTMDTFVDSSWYFTRFTAPWEGKPTDPEAANRWLPVDQYIGGIEHAILHLLYSRFFTRAMRETGHVAATEPFKGLFTQGMVVHETYSRGAGSSRDWVAPADIRIEEIDGKRRAFLLATNEEVSIGSIEKMSKSKKNVVDPDDIIASYGADTARFFVLSDSPPERDVIWSEAGVEGAHRFTQRLWRLISEAAEALSAVAPAPAGEGEALAISQAAHKTLKAVQNDYDKLWFNKAVARIYELVNALAAPLTKVAAGEGDAAYRAAARDAAEILIQLVAPMTPHLAEECWAALGNDGLLARTGWPRYDETLVMENDVVLPVQINGKKRAELTISRDADQNAVTNAVLDLEAVKNALNGQAPKKIIVVPQRIVNIVV
- the lptE gene encoding LPS assembly lipoprotein LptE codes for the protein MSSDIACKLARNAGIAMILASAAFLSACQVRPLYSESSGVVEKLSSVGFSEATSRVEQQVRNRLIFLASRGAGEAVNPQYQVELRAASAVAETLLAKSGDTSKAGRVTVNVIYTLHATTDGHVIKAGSRQATALVDFSEQRFAKQRAIRDAENRAADQAAEFVGADIAAALSR
- the holA gene encoding DNA polymerase III subunit delta, which encodes MAEIKSHEFESFLQKSAQNYRIFVIYGPDRGLVSERAGLLAGKTGVALDDPFSLTKLDISDLQKDPGRLVDEAQSIGLFGGEKLIWVRGAANEKYLVDSLTLLADKPLEAAYLIVEAGDLKKGSLLRKAAEAARSIMTIPSYADDSRALNGLIDAELGAEKLAITPAARQALVALIGGDRIASRNEVRKLALYCRGLNTIEEHHVTEIIGDASAISVDDAVDAILGGDLNAFLHAMQKISSSKTAIFLVLQACLKQFQLLDMMRAEMEEKRVQVPQIMQTMGRHLHFRRKPIIEQALRHWTAESIARESNRLQAAILQSRRRQVLEDSVAMQTLLSTTLQSGRRSA
- a CDS encoding ParB/RepB/Spo0J family partition protein: MNDDVSKRRLGRGLAALIGEMDQPVPVEAERAVSADRMIPIEFVSRNPRNPRRFFDDTELHDLASSIRQHGIVQPIVVRTMSRDQYEIIAGERRWRAAQLAGLIEIPVIIRDVDDKTALEIAIVENVQRADLNPLEEALGYDQLIAEYGYTQNDLGEIIGKSRSHVANSLRLLKLPDPVRDLLAAGSLSAGHARALVSTPDPVSLARTIVAKGMSVRDAEKLAQNNIKAQSEPQQSALRRDQKDSDTLALERTLSDALGLDVAINHKASGGQIKISYKSLEQLEEICRLLERR
- a CDS encoding ParA family protein, which gives rise to MAGERHRIITIANQKGGVGKTTTAINLATALAAIGERVLIVDLDPQGNASTGLGIDRRNRKLSSYDLMVGDHGISDVTLETAVPNLFIIPSTMDLLGVEMEIAQQSDRVFKLRKALSSPEAMAFSYILLDCPPSFNLLTMNAMAAAHSVLVPLQCEFFALEGLSQLLETVSQVRRTVNPRLDIQGIVLTMFDARNNLAQQVVNDVRTHLGEKVYHTLIPRNVRVSEAPSYGKPAILYDLKCAGSQAYLQLASEVIQRERQRLAA
- the rsmG gene encoding 16S rRNA (guanine(527)-N(7))-methyltransferase RsmG, with amino-acid sequence MELNGLRVSRETQERLQHFAALFQKWAKTINLVAPSTLDDLWRRHMADSSQIFQIYPEPVTWVDLGSGGGFPGVITAIFLAELQGGWVHLVESNHKKAAFLRTALRETDARGSVHAVRIEDAHAQIGECAAISARALADLEGLIGYSAPWMLGKENCRAFFHKGRDYLREIDKARGRWEFDLLEHKSAVEQESVILEISNLRRLV